A DNA window from Peromyscus leucopus breed LL Stock chromosome 3, UCI_PerLeu_2.1, whole genome shotgun sequence contains the following coding sequences:
- the Gadd45a gene encoding growth arrest and DNA damage-inducible protein GADD45 alpha, giving the protein MTLEEFSAAEQKTERMDTVGDALEEVLSKARSQRTITVGVYEAAKLLNVDPDNVVLCLLAADEDDDRDVALQIHFTLIQAFCCENDINILRVSNPGRLAELLLLETDAGPAESGGAAQPPDLHCVLVTNPHSSQWKDPALSQLICFCRESRYMDQWVPVINLPER; this is encoded by the exons ATGACTTTGGAGGAATTCTCGGCTGCAGAGCAGAAGACCGAAAG GATGGACACGGTGGGAGATGCCCTGGAGGAAGTGCTCAGCAAGGCGCGGAGTCAGCGCACCATCACCGTCGGCGTGTACGAGGCCGCCAAGCTTCTCAATGT TGACCCCGACAACGTGGTACTGTGCCTGCTGGCTGCGGACGAGGACGACGACAGGGACGTGGCTCTGCAGATCCATTTCACCCTCATCCAGGCGTTCTGCTGCGAGAACGACATCAACATCCTGCGGGTCAGCAACCCCGGCCGGCtagctgagctgctgctgctggagaccGACGCGGGCCCGGCGGAGAGCGGGGGCGCCGCGCAGCCCCCTGACCTGCACTGCGTGCTGGTGACG aacccacattcaTCACAATGGAAGGATCCTGCCTTAAGTCAACTTATTTGCTTTTGCCGGGAAAGTCGCTACATGGATCAGTGGGTTCCAGTGATTAATCTCCCCGAACGGTGA